In the genome of Primulina eburnea isolate SZY01 chromosome 13, ASM2296580v1, whole genome shotgun sequence, the window ttttaaaaagtaccaaattcaatatttttttaagctTTGTATTctaaaaattatcatttttttaaaagagtTATTTTAAGCACTATATATTTGGTGATCCaagtatttatttattaaaagaaGTTTGATTAAGTATATAAATATCATTAATTagagataaatttaaatttcaaacTCTATTTTTGTAACTGATATCAGTTAAAAATGTGAGCAACATTTGATCAACAATCATTTAAAttcatattgtttaatgtaaCTCAACTTTGTTTCATAGTATATATTCTCCACAAAATCCAGAATTTTACCAAATTTCAATTTCATAGATCATTCAATAGATCTAAATTTTATGTCCGTTTTGTAATCGAGAACGAATTCATGGTTATTTTTTGGCTATATAGTTTATTGTTTTATCTCATATTTTgttttgattgcgagttctgtAAGCTCTTCTTCGTTTTTTCCAGAGTATCTCGTTGATCAACCGATATTTGAAACTAAGTTTTTCTGATACACGGATTGAATCATAATTTATGTTTAGACTCATGATCTAAATCCCAATTAATCCTAACATTAATTCTTGTTTCATCAAAACGTGTGTATGAAGCAAACGATATATCCACCAGCAACTTCCCTTCATTTTGAAGTCGTTGAAAAAGCGACTTTAATTTGATTGTAAATCGTCATTGTTCCATAGAAACTATATCAAACCTATGATCACGACATGTTGTAATATCCTTCTCGAAATTGTATTAATTACTCTACATATAATTTGCAACATAGTACTCACTAAGATGTCCTGGTCAAAACCTTAAATTACTCTACGACATATAATTTGCAACAATGCACAATTATTTCGATACACGCGGTTAaagttattattataaataacagTAGGTctctcgtgagacggtcttCCGAATCTTTACCTGTGAAGTTTGCTCATATTTACATTAATAATAAGTCATATAtttggcataaaaaataatattttttcatggataattcAAATaggagattcgtctcacaaaattaactcgtgagatcgtctcacagattTTTGTGTGTATAaattacaagttcatgtttccACATCACAATTTAATCCCTTATGATCAATTTCTTTCCTAATTAACCGAGTTAAGATTAATTTCCATTCTTCGTTTCCAATAGTTTTTATGATAATTAACATATCAAAATAGTTTTAATTTGGTCCGAACAATACACacagaaaaaataaatatctcTTATTTTaatcgatataattaatttaccagcgaaattgaaagaacataactccaaatatcttatttgagaattatatataattataaattttaagaGAAAATATTAAATACAGGTAATTAACTTGATTATACACACATTCAAATAccccaaatttttttataatgaaATATAAAAAGGAAATTTAATTACGCTTAAAAAAATCAACATAGTTATGAATATTCCATCAAGAACTAAATATAATCCcaaaaaaatttcattaatCAAAAGGTGACAGCTAAACTTttcttcaaaaaataaaaaagagttGAAAACTAAATAGAAATTAACtgtaaaataaaaagattaagttGATTTCAAGTTAACCAAATAGTTAGGTACAAGAGTATTTcagtaaaatattataaaataggATTGAAAATAACAAGAGGATATAttgcttcttctttttttttttctaagaaCAAGAGGGTTGCatttgaattatattaaaaaggTGGTGCATTTTATAgggattattttgaattttaataaagttattGCAATTAGTTCTGTAAACTGatctatatgtatatatatatatatagctgaTTATCTCCGGATTAATTTACATGCTCGTCGTAACCTATCTAAAACGACCTAAtccatgaatatatatatatatatatatatatatatatatatatatatatatatatatatatatatagtctgATTATCGCTGGATTAATTTAAATTCTCGTCGTAACCTATCTAAATCGACCTAATTAATCCCATGAACAATTTTTTAGATGAGAAATCCGTTTGTATAAACAAAATAGCACCTAGTCTAACACCAGTTTCTGTTAGGAAAACATATATACCAAGCAAAGGGAACAAACGGAAAGATCCGTCAATGTTTTCTTTGTCTTAATATGAAAGAGTACgtttcctatatatatatatatatatatatatatatatatatatataagtatatTCATTGATCTTTATCTGCATAGATACACATGGGATCTTGAGTAGCTTCTGAGCTTCGTACTTTGGCTTTTCTTTCAATGGAAAATTTCCTCTCAAGTCCAAAGTGTCAACGTCAGCATGCAAAAGATCAACTATACTATACGCATCATGTTTTCTTGAATGGACGTCAATATATGGATTTAGATCTTTCACTTTGTTGAAAACATGCATTTTTTACACGAAATGATCACATGATCATCTCGTTTTATCTGACAACTTTTTAAACttatctcatatggtgtgaTGTCCACAAGATgatcatctcgtgtaaaaaGTGCACAACATCAAATGCTGTATTTTCAACACAGTAGAGATCCAAATCCTCAATATATGACTTCTGCCTTATAGTTTTCATACGAAATTTctctaataatttaatttggtaAGAGTGTGTGACAAAGTGTGTGTGGTTTCATTgtttctttattattattattattattattattattattattattattaatcattCATTCAATCAACCATTCATCTATGTATTCGGTTATCGAAGTCTCCAAATGAAGCAATATTCCATGCACGCAATCTTAGAAGTTTCTATACATCGAAATGTGATTGTTACTCATTGTGTTGATAGCCTAACATAATTTAGCTTTTTAAAGTTATCGTACTAATCTGATCTGATTCatgaaaaaatgttatttttaaatactaaaaatattacttttcatatTAAAATATGAATCGAGTTGACTCGTCTTACTAACAAAAATTCATGAATCCGTGACCTACTCTAAATAGAAAATGTTGAGAGAAGTAGCTTGTAAAATGTTCATATTTGTTTTAATCTAAAAAGTGTATCCCAAAATAAAAGAAACGAGTCTCCCATGCACAACAATAATTTctgattaattataattaaatttctcCAAAATAGGTTAATTAAGTATGAGGCAATGtataagttttaaaattaattataactTTATATATATGTTCTTAACCactgcttaattaattattgtggtTAATATATGATAAATCTTAAAAGTGTTTAAAGAACATAGCCTCGTGCTTGAGATTGCCAAATAACACAATTTTCAAAAGGAATTTTTACCttcaattattttataaatgatccCTATTTAAGAGTTAATAATAATCGACAACTAATTAATTTCTCATTGATAGAAATCATGCATGTTCAATTCAAATTTGTATTTAATGTTTTTGACGTTTACGTTTCTTATCGTTTGGAAAAATATAACATGTAAGAGATGTAAGTGTCAATTACACTAAGGCAAaactttgtgtgagacggtctcacgggtcgtattttgtggaACGTAtgtcttatttgggttatcaatgaaaaagtattactttctatactaagagtattactttttattgtgaatatcggtagggttgacccgtctcacatataaagattcgtgagacagtCTCGCAAGAGACCTCTTCTTATATTAAATAGAAAGAAAAAGGGTTTTTAAAACTGTGTGTGATAAAACATTGATGGGACCGATagcaaaaaataataatgactTAGGGTTAAAGGGTTGGTTTCATGGGTAAAGGGGGGAAGGTCTACGCAGCTTtgaaaacaaattaaaaaaaccAAGTTTAGTGCCGACAGACAAATTGCTTGAGAATATAGTTAACAAAATCCGACAGACATGCTTAGAATGATGTTCATGTAAACTAActccaaaaaaaatatttttttttctcaccAGAAATATTATGTTTAAATGTCATATACATAATCTTTTATTAATTGCAAAACGTGGCAAAAGTAATTTTGTTTCACCAAGGGATCGAGGGAGAGAGAGATAAGGAAATTGAAGTTTATCAAAACATGTATAAAAGATTGTATAGGATCGAGCACTTGTTACTTTATCAAAAAATATGTCTGATGATAATagtacaactcaaatattttaaactttatTATAGGGCAACTCAAAGATCGGGTTTCGATTGTTCTATGTTGCATCGTGATAATATACGTATAGTGAGAGATGGTTAAGGAAATTAAGATGGAGTGGAAAACGGATTGAATGTGGACCTTATAATAAAGCGTTAGAAAGAATGTGACAACATGTCTTCTTATCTTTGATGAAATTTTCTTCACTCTCAAGCTAATAATCATatgtatatcataaaatttgcaACATATTTTGCTTCCACTTCACATAATCCCTTCTCACTCTAATCATCTCCGTCTATTTATCTCCATTTTCACAGTCCCCATCAAGCCAGTTGGAAATATTAAGCACACACGACAAACAAACTCGGAAACAAATTAAATCTCTTACATGAGGAAGCCAAATTCTGATGCAACGATGATGGTTAAGGAGAGGTTGAACAATGTCGCTAAGGCGAAGCTTAGGAAAGGGCTGTGGTCTCCCGAGGAGGACGAGAAGTTGAtgaagtatatgttgatgaaTGGACAAGGTTGCTGGAGTGATATCGCCAGGAATGCGGGGTTGCAGAGGTGTGGAAAGAGCTGTAGATTGAGGTGGATCAATTATCTGAGGCCGGATCTTAAACGGGGCGCGTTTTCAACTCAGGAGGAAGAACTTATCCTTCATTTGCATTCCATTCTTGGTAACAGGTAAGTAATAGTAATATCGGTTTTTTCTTAGTTTTCTTTTCTTGCTTGCATGTTCGACCAACTAGCATCTGAATTCAAATCTTTAGAACAAGGAAGTTTGTAGGGGGGCGATTTTTACGTAATTATACATGTGTATAACATTTAAAGGGCATACAAATTAGGAGTAAATCAAGATTTAGCAGTTAGGGTTTGGCTTACGGAAATTGTTGAATGGTTGTACATAGAGGAATGCATGCATTAGTCTACTACAAACTATATATAGACTAATCCTAgatagtgtatatatataataattaggAGATATGTCTTTTGACTAAACCTAGAGTATGGATTATTTTCATGATTAAATATAGTTCTTATTTTCGAACTTTCGATTGATCAGGTGGTCCCAAATCGCGACGCGTCTTCCGGGGAGGACAGACAATGAAATAAAGAATTTTTGGAATTCCACAATCAAGAAGAGGTTGAAGAATAACAcgactaataataataatagtaactCTTCAATCACAACTTCTCTAAACAACAATGATCCATCAGAGGCCAAGGATTGCTATACTGATCATGCTTTTCTTGGAAATGGAGGAGTAGTCTTCACACAAGGATACAACACTGTCCCGGCTCATTGCACCGACTCCTCTTCCTCTTCGTGCTCCTCCATGCAAACCCTGGCGGCTTTCGGAA includes:
- the LOC140808863 gene encoding transcription factor MYB83-like, with translation MRKPNSDATMMVKERLNNVAKAKLRKGLWSPEEDEKLMKYMLMNGQGCWSDIARNAGLQRCGKSCRLRWINYLRPDLKRGAFSTQEEELILHLHSILGNRWSQIATRLPGRTDNEIKNFWNSTIKKRLKNNTTNNNNSNSSITTSLNNNDPSEAKDCYTDHAFLGNGGVVFTQGYNTVPAHCTDSSSSSCSSMQTLAAFGTPFANPGFNHALNPDNNFVASNDYDSLLNLPACLQQEEVGVVGDIGYYGVMENCVTGLENDHFVPKLEVMRGLEHNYDVSGSNNNNHHHHWNINGHFGSNVKVEELVGHENNNWHEESFKVGELDWEGLLANVSSLPFLDFQE